agaagatcatcaccTTCCTTCCTCCGGTACACCGCATTCTCCAACAGACTTCGCCTGAAGCCGAGCTGCAGCACCACTTCATCCAATTTCGCGTTCCAAGCGCGCGGCACCTGCCTTAGCCCATACAAGGCCTTACGCAGACGACACATTAGATGCTCTTGCTCATGGTGGATGAAGTCGGAGGGTTACTAaacgtagacctcctccttcagATCGCTGTTGAGAAATGCCGACTTAACGTCTATATGATGGACTTGCCAGCCGGCGTGCGTGGCCAAAGCCAGCAGAACGCGGACGGTTTCCATCCGAGCCACCAGAGCAAAAACTTCGTCGAAATTGATTCCTTGCTGCTGTGTGTAGCCCTTTGCGACCAACCGTGCTTTGTGCTTCACAATGTTGTCGTGAGGATCTTTCTTCAATTTGAACACTCATTTGAGCCCAATAGCTCGGTTGTTAGAAATTGCCAGAGATACGACGCTTGCACGTCGTCGGCAAGCTTCCTGGAAGACACACGCACGCGAACACAATTGGAAACCAGAGAAACGCACGAATGTGTGCTGCAATGCGGCAGCGTTTTCGGGACTCTATTGCTTGAATATAAAGGAGGTTACAGACTCGACATCGTCGTGGCCACAGGCTCTCCGACGGGCGCGGCATGCCGTTCGCACGTTCCAGCATGCCGCGTCAACCGCTATGACTCTGCTCCGGCATGAACGCGCATGCCTCGAGCTACAAACGCGCACAACCAATTGACATGATCGTGCTCTGAACCGaaattgaaacaaacaaacccaAAACTCGACGCTAAGCGCTCAAGACTTATTCTAACAATTCTCCCCCTAATTCTTGACGCGCAACACTACTGACCTGACAAGTTCTGAAGTCCAATCTTCTCGCAAAGATCCTGGAACTTCACTCTGCAAAGAGACTTCGTGAGAATGTCCCCAAGTTGCTCTTCTGTCCCGATGAACTTCACTTCGATTTTTCCCTGTGCTGCATACTCCCTGATCAAATGAAACCTTGTGTCTATGTGTCGACTGCGATCATTCAACACTGGATTCTTGATGAGGGAAATAGCAGACTTGTTGTCCACCCTTAGCAATGGCATGCTCACTTCTGAATTCAGGATTTCAGCTAGCAGCCTTGCCAACCACACAGTCTGACAAGCAGCAGTTGCAGCAgcaatatattcagcttcacaACTTGACATGGCCACCACTCTCTGTTTTGCAGATTGCCAACTAACAAGACTATCACCAAGGAAGAAAATAACACCAGTAGTGCTCTTTCGGCCATCAATATCTCCTGCTAAGTCACTATTACTATACCCCTCCAAACTTGGTTgtactcctttcttccttgggTAAAATAGACCCCAGTCACATGTGCCAGCAATATatctcagaatgtgtttcaatGCTAGCAAATGATCCATGTGTGGCTCTTTCATGAACCTACTCACATACCCAACTGAATAAGCAAGATCAGGGCGAGTATTGACTAAATACCTAAGGCCGCCAATCAAACTTCTATAGAAAGTTGCATCCACAAGAGGACTGGTGCTCTGCTTACTGAGTTTCAGTCTGGGCTCCATTGGTATCTTGCATGGATTGCATTCGGCCATCCCTGCCTTCTCCAAAATCTTCTTAGCATAGCTGCTCTGACTGAGGAAAAACCCATCTTCATGCTGTTTCACCTCAATGCCAAGATAATAATGTAGCAACCCCAAATCACTCATCTTGAACAATTCAGTCATCTCCTTCTTGAATTGTTGGATCCCTTCTCTGTTGTTGCCAGTGATCACAAGATCATCTACATAAACCCCCAGTACCAGGCGCTCACCACTATCTCCTCTGTAGTATATAGCATGGTCTGAAGGACACTTCAGAAAACCCAGCAGAGTCAAGCTCTCATCCAGCTTCTGATTCCAAGCTCGAGGTGCTTGATGTAACCCATATAGTGCCTTGTGTAGCTTAAACACTCGATGCTCCCTTCCGGCTCTCACAAAACCAGGAGGTTTTTCAACAAACACTTCTTCCTGCAGATTTCCATTCAAGAAGGATAACTTGACATCCATATGGTGTACCTCCCagcccagatgagccaccatgGCCATGATCAGCCGCACTGCTTCCAGCCGTGCCACAGGCGCAAAGACTTCACCGTAGTCGATGCCATGGCGTTGGGCATACCCCTTTACAACCAATCTCGCCTTGTGCTGCACCACTTTTCCCTGCTCATCTCGCTTCACTTTGAACACCCACTTCAAACCGATTGCTCGTCGCCCTTTGGGGAGCTCAGCCAGCGACCAGGTCTGGTTCTCTTCAATGGATTGCAGCTCTTCTTCCATCGCCTTGCGCCAACACGGCTGACATTCTGCATCCGCCAATATATCCGGTTCCTCGGCGCTCACTGCGTGCAGCTCGCCGTGGCCCAGATTGTGGATTGCCTGCCCCGGCAGTGTCACCTTCCCGAGGATGTTCTCCACGGTTCGGAACCGTAAGGGCGCGTCGTCATCGTGGTCGGCATCCAGCTGGTCCCCCAGCTTTGTAGGTGGCGAGACCATGTGTACTGGAGTGGACGCCGTGCCACCAGCTCCCCCGGGCGTTtgcggtggtgacgccggcgccgccgcaggTTCTTCTTGTGGTTCTTCCCGCCCGGTGATCACCATGTACTCCACTGTAAACGTGTCGCTGGCATCAGCCTTgccttcatcttcatcgtcccAATTCCACTGAGCATCTTCATTGAACATCACATCTCTGGTGATGTGAACTCGCCGCGTCACCGGATCATAAGCTCGGAACGCCTTGGAGCCTCGTTCATAGCCGATGAACACCATGTGCCGACCCCTGTCCTCCAGCTTCTTCAAGTGGGGCATCGTGTTCTTCATATAAACAATGCATCCAAATGTGCGGAGATGATGAACCGATGGCTTCTTGCCATACCAAGCTTCAAATGGTGTCATACCTTCCACACTCTTCGTCGGCGTCCGATTCAGCACATACACAGCAGTGAGCACAGCCTCCCCCCAAAACCGATTCGGGAGCCCTTTCGCTTTCATCATGCTCCAGGCAGTGCCCACCATGGTGGCGTTCCGCCGTTCCACAACTCCATTCTGCTAAGGGGAGTATGGCGCCATTGTTTGCCTCCGCACGCCATGTTCCAGACAGTAGTCGTGGAGCTTTGCTGAATTGAACTCCCCGCCATGGTTAGTACATAGCGCGCCCATCTTCTGTCCTGTCTCCGCCTCGGCCATGAACTGAAACTGCTTGATTGCTTCAGTGGCTTGATCCTTCATCTTCAACAGAGCTACTGACATGAACCTGCTCTTGTCATCCACCATGAGCAGAAAGTATTGATTTCCGCTTGGTGTGGCTGGCGTGATCTTGCCGCAAATGTCTCCGTGCACCAATTCCAGCACTCGCCCGACGCGGTACTGAGCTTGATCTGGGAACGACGTCCTCCTCTGCTTCCCTGCCAGACAAGCTTCGCAAAGTTGATCCACTTGACTGAATTCAGGAAGTCCGCGCACCAGATCCTCACGGGCCATCCTCCTCATTGCCGGGAAGTTTAGGTGCCCCAGTCGTGCGTGCCAGCGCCAAGCCGCCTCACTGCCTCGCAGTGCCAAGCACACCGGCCGTGCGAGCTCAACAGAGAGCACATACAGGTGGTTTTGGGCACGCTTCACCTTGGCAAGCAGGCGTCCTCCCAGTTCACGAATCGTCATCACTCCGCCATCAATCAGCACCTGATAACCTCCCTCGTCGAGTTGACCCACACTCACAATGTTCGTCGTGACCTGGGGGATGTAGTAGACACCGGCGAAGGAGCGATACTCGCCGTTCTTGCAGACGAACATCACGGTCCCGCGTCCTTTGATCCGCGCGACGGAGTCATCGCCGAACTGCACCGTTCCACagactttggtgttcatctCGACGAAGGTGGCTCGCGACCCCGTCATGTGGTTCATCGCTCCAGTGTCGAGGATCCATCGCTTGGCGTCGCGGTTCTCCTCCGCTCTCCCAAGCTGCACGAAGACCTTCTCCTTCCGGATTTGGGGCGGGGAGCGCGCCGACGCCTCCACAGGCCTGATGTCGAGGTTCGGGACCAGGCACGACACCGCCCGCTCCTGCACAGCCTCACATTTCACCGCTCCGGTCGTCGGTGTGATCGCCGGGGAGTCCTGTACCGGTGACGAAATGGGGATTTTGCCGACACTCGCTCGCAGTAGCAGTAAAGCAGCCTCCTCTTCATGGACCACATGGGCCTACTCTTTCTTCGGCTTCGACCTGCACTCCCGGGCCCAATGCCCATGTTTTTCACACCTCCAGCACTGGTCCGAGGCCACTGGCGGCCCGCTCGACAACGATCCGCCGCCATGGCCCATTCATGGACGCCCATTCGAACGCCCCCCTTCCTCGACGCGCGAAGTTCTTGCCtgagccgccgctgccgtcatGATTCTCAACCTCGCGCCGTTTTCTCCTCGCATCCCATTCCTCCTCCGTCAAGTACAACTTGCCATCATGTTGCACTGTTGACGGTGGCGGCTCGAACGCATCTTTGGCGGCCTTCAACCCCCCCGTCGCATCCGCCAGCGTGAGCTTGGACACATCAAGCAGCGTCTCAATTGCCAGCACGATCTGATGAAATCGCTGCAGCACGCTGCGGAACAGCTTCTCCACTACCTTGGTCTCCTCCACAACCTTGCCGAGAGTCACCAGAGTGGCCACCATGCCGCTCAGTCGCAGAGCGAACTCTTCAACAGACTCACCATCCTTGAACGTCGCCGCCTCGAGCTGCCTGCGCAGCTGTTGGGCGCTCGACTTCTTCACTCGGTCATCGCCAACTCGCATGGTCTTGATAGCATCCCAGACTTCCTTCGCCGTTTCTTTTTCGGCGATCGCGGACACCATCTCTGGCGGCACGGCGCTGCACAAAGCATCGAGCGCCATCATGTCTTCCTGAGAATCCACGCCTCCTGTGTCGACGGCGGCCCAGAGCGCCTGGGCCCTGAGCTTGACCTTCATGAGGAGTGCCCACTCGGTGTAGTTCGTTTTGGTCACGCACCACCCGCTGGACCACGACGCCATCCTTGGCGCCGCTCCCCTCGCCTTTCCCGTCGCCGGCCATGAGCGCGTAGTCGATTGCACGGTCTCGATTCCAACAGCGGTACCTTGCCGCGATCGAGCTCCCCCCCCCCGCAACCGGCTCTGATGCCACTTGTTAGAAATCGCCAGAGATACGACGCTTGCACGTCGTCGTCGAGCTCCCTGGAAGACACACGCACGCGAACACAATTGGAAACCAGAGAAACGCACGAATGTGTGCTGCAATGCGGTAGCGTTTTCAGGACTCTATTGCTTGAATATAAAGGAGGTTACAGACTCGACATCGTCGTGGCCACAGGCTCTCCGACGGGCGCGGCATGCCGTTCGCACGTTCCAGCATGTCGCGTCAACCGCTATGACTCCGCTCCGGCATGAACGCGCATGCCTCGAGCTACAAACGCGCACAACCAATTGACATGATCGTGCTCTGAACCGaaattgaaacaaacaaacccaAAACTCGACGCTAAGCGCTCAAGACTTATTCTAACATCGGTGTCCCGTCGGCAGCTGCGCAAGCTCCCATGTCGCGTTTTCGCCAATTGATTGCAGCTCTTTCTTCATCGCCTGCCGCCAGCAACCTTCCTTGAGGGCTTGCTCAATGTTCGCCAGCTCTTTAGCCACAAACATGCACAAACCATTGAAATCCATCTCGCGTGCATTCAGAGCGTCGTCGATGTTCTGAACGGTACGAAAACGGAGCGGCACTCCTTCAGTGTCGAGTGTTTTCTCTGTTGGCGGTGTCAAACTAATCGGCCCGCACAAATCACCGTGCACGAGCTTGAAGATGCACTCGGCGCGGTAAAGAGGATGCTTGCGGGAACGCCGTTCGGTGCTGCTTGGCCAATGAGCAGCCACCGCATAACTGCTCGACGTGTTTGATCGCTGGGCGCCGGGACGTCATCGACCATCCTTTTGGCTGTGAGGTCGTGCATTGCCCTAAGGTGCATATGGCCGTAGCACGCATGCCATCGCCACGCCATGTCATCGGCCTTCGCCAAGAGACACATAGGATCGGTAATGTTCAGCCGCAGGGTGTACAGCCGATTGCCACCACGCCTCACTTGCGCCAACATCAAGCATGTAGTGTCAAAGATGGTGAGCACGCCGTCCTCGATGACCACCTTGCAGCCATTTTCGCACCTGTAAGAGATGCCTCCATCATTTGACCATCTGTCGTACCATCACTAGGAGCATCATCTTTCTTTTCCACCGATCCATTTTTAGCCCCTTTCGTGTCTCTTGTTGCCTTGTCGTCGTCTCCATTCTATTCCTTTCCTTCGTAATATGTGTCCATATGTTTTGTGGCACTATCAATGTTGTCCTCCTCAACTTCAAATTTTGACTCAAAGTACAATGACCACATCCATTTGATTCAGAATCGACGCAGGGTTAAGTGCTGCCACATAGTATCTTCCGAATGTGTTGTGTTTGGTAGCCACCATGTCTACCTTCTGCATAGCACCAAACATGGTACAATTTCCCACAAATTTGGAACTTGTTCAGCGCTTTCGGAAGCCCCAGAACACGCATCCACACTTTTGGTAGTAGAAACCCTCTTGTGCCATCACATACTCCTCAAACATTAGCTGGACACCAAGCTCTTTAATTTCAGCACCCCCATATGCCATAGTTCTTTGGAGCTCAGCCTTTGATAGGAAAGGCACCACAAAAGAATTATTATTGTGCTCCTCAACCTCCCAAACCTATTTACCAGGTACAAGACGACGGAGGTGAGCAATGAGTTGGTCGGTTGTAATCTTGCTTCTCACTATCTTTATCAATGCTGTCTTGTGATCATTCTTCACATCTGAGGGCGGGACATGCAAAATGTGATAGAACTCCAATCCTTCTGTTGTGTATCCAATGGAATGTGCGTTTATTTCTTGCAgataatgaaaatcaagttctATTTTCTGCAAAACATTAGTTTTTATGGCCAGGAAAATGTTTGTAGAGGATGTCCCCATTTGGGCCCTTTACTCATTGCCCTTCACATTGACAAGCATAGATGTAACAATGTCATTTTCTAACTTCGAAAATAATCATTCAAATTAACTTTCATATCAGAACACACTAATTAGATGGATTTTTGAACTTCCAACCGGATCAATCAAGTTTTAGGCTGAGCTTGTAGTTAGATCGACAACTTTCGCTGCATTGCATAGATAACTCACAACCCAAGAAAGCCATCTAGAAAGAACTTTTTTCAGTCTTCGGCAAAATCAAGAGGCTTCACTTGGTTAGACAACTTTCCACAAAATCTGAAGAGTTCAATTCATTACGACGCAAAACAAAAGTAGAGGAGACTCACATTGACTTACCTTTTTTTATATTTGAGAAGATTCAGATTGACTCAGTTTGATTTTATAGAGCTGTATCGCGTATACAGCTAAGCggaatcatatttattgaaaaaaataatatttgattaGTTGTATCTGTCTAGACAGCCTGAGCTGAGTTTCTATTTGTTTGATCGAATCTGAAGCCGCATGAGCATACGTAAGAGTTTAGATTGTGATTAGTTATttgtatgaagatgattttataacACTAAAAAGTGAGCTCGCATGTATAACTATACGAGTGGATATAAAAAGCTATACCAGTCAGACCAAACTGCGGAGTGAAGCTCAAATTGAGCTTCACTCTCAGACCAAGCTGAAGACGTATATTTACATCTATCGAATCAGGATAGAACAATTGATGAGActaaccaaatacacttatcttAAAATTATAAGTATCCACCGAGCTAGCTAAGTAAAACCAACCACGTCCTTTGAGTGTGAGCGAGAGAAAACTCAGACAAGTGGCGTTGGGCCTGACCGGGCCGAATCTGTTCAGGTCTGCCCCAAATACTGGGCCAGTAGGCCGTAGTACAGTGAGGACTGCATCCCACCGATTGCCCAGTGGGCCTCCCTCTTCCACTTGGGCTGCTTCTGGATGCCTCCGTGGTGCTCAGCCGCCCGGCCCTCGTGGCTGCTGACTCTGTCAAGCTGCGCTGCCGGCTGCTGCTCACCTGCGTCCGCCAGCTCTTCCCTGACTCGCGCGCGTCACCATGGAAgtcgaggaggacgacgacccTGCGGCGGCAAGCGCGTGGCCGGGTTCCCCCaggcgccgccacctcctccagttcctcctccacgcctccaaggtACGCATTATTCCCTGCCCTCCGTTCCCGAGCCCACCCACCCAACCCCCCAAAACCCCGACCGAGCTACACCTCAGCTGCTTCCTCCCGCGATTTCCTTGCAGCGGCTCGACCTCCGGCCCATCGTCAAGTACTCCGCGCTGGCGTTCTTCGCCGGACGCTTCCTCCCCGCACTCCCGAGGTGATCGATCATTCTCCGATTCTTGTCTGGGGGGACGATGGTTCTTATTTCTTGGCCTGGTCGCGGCAGGAAGATGGGGTTCTGTGGCGCGCGAAACGGAGGAGCCGTGAGGTCCTGGCTCCTCGAGCCCCTGAGAGACAGCAACCTGGAGCTCTTCGCGCTCGTCGCCGTGTGGATCGCCAGCAAGGTGATGTCGTGAACATTTACTTGTGCAAACGCTGTGTAATTTCTTGACATGGGCGGCAGTATCACCTTCCTTTCTTTCTGAAATTCTTTGTTCAGATCCATGATGTAAGGCCGCTCTCCGCGAAGAGCCTCAAGGCGCTGGGAGATCGCATCATCGCCGACCAGCATTTCACATGTCGCGATTTTGCTGTGGCCGTGAGTTCACAATAAattattttcttcctttttttaatGCTTACTTGTCGTGACTGAAGTTGTTTGCTTTAATGCCACAGGAATTGGTGTTCATGGAGGTAAAGCCTGGCTAAGATTATAACTGGACAAGATGTTAACTCGTTGCTGCTCAACAGTGTTATGTTCTTCTTGTTTGCTGTGTGCCTGTGTGATATGTAGGTAGTGGAGTATAACATTGGATCTTCAAGCATTGCTTTCATATACCTGGAGGAGCTTCTCATTCACTTCAGGTTCTTTGGATTGTTTACTAACTTTTCTAATCTGTAACCAATTGTTAACACTGTTAAAGGCAAACTATGAAATTTTAAAGTGTG
The nucleotide sequence above comes from Phragmites australis chromosome 4, lpPhrAust1.1, whole genome shotgun sequence. Encoded proteins:
- the LOC133916561 gene encoding cyclin-J18-like, with the translated sequence MEVEEDDDPAAASAWPGSPRRRHLLQFLLHASKRLDLRPIVKYSALAFFAGRFLPALPRKMGFCGARNGGAVRSWLLEPLRDSNLELFALVAVWIASKIHDVRPLSAKSLKALGDRIIADQHFTCRDFAVAELVFMEVVEYNIGSSSIAFIYLEELLIHFREISKLGDLLDLDVCMEILDLLYETEDTSLLFNSPCSLAASTLVAAYAISVPKQTWEFPILPWVRFATTYDEEEIMKIVLTILMHVLKPDEIKDKDKMEFDV